A window of the Hordeum vulgare subsp. vulgare chromosome 5H, MorexV3_pseudomolecules_assembly, whole genome shotgun sequence genome harbors these coding sequences:
- the LOC123398122 gene encoding probable UDP-3-O-acylglucosamine N-acyltransferase 2, mitochondrial isoform X2, which yields MAAILPRTALLLRTPRGAGRLARFLGSGVPAASSDSETVASAAAEFMPWRNGGGVLHQAASVDPSAVVEAGAVVHSGAVIGKEVVVRSGTVVGPSVSVGQSTRIGYNVVLSNCSIGEFCTIHNGACIGQDGFGFFVDQDGQVKKKPQELYARIGDNVEIGANTCIDRGSWRDTMIGDDTKIDNLVQIGHNVVIGKCCMICGQVGIAGSATLGDYVTLGGRVAVRDHVSIASKVRLAANSLATKDIQEPGDYGGFPAVPINEWRRQTVNLRLFSKKHHDRR from the exons ATGGCAGCCATCCTACCAAGAACCGCGCTGCTGCTGCGGACGCCGCGCGGCGCCGGCCGGCTCGCGCGGTTCCTTGGATCCGGCGTGCCCGCCGCTTCATC AGATTCTGAGACGGTggcctcggcggcggcggagttcaTGCCATGGCGTAACGGAGGGGGCGTCCTGCACCAGGCGGCGTCCGTCGACCCCTCCGCGGTGGTGGAGGCCGGCGCCGTCGTGCACTCCGGGGCTGTGATTGGCAAGGAGGTCGTCGTCCGGTCTGGGACCGTTGTCGGGCCTTCGGTGTCCGTGGGGCAGTCCACCAGAATCGG GTACAATGTTGTGTTGAGCAATTGTTCGATCGGCGAGTTCTGTACTATCCATAATGGCGCCTGCATCGGTCAAGATG GTTTTGGTTTCTTTGTGGACCAGGATGGACAGGTCAAGAAGAAACCACAG GAGCTTTATGCAAGAATtggagacaatgtggaaattggtgCAAATACATGCATTGACAGAGGCAG TTGGAGAGACACAATGATTGGAGATGACACCAAGATTGATAATCTGGTTCAG ATAGGTCACAATGTGGTGATAGGAAAGTGCTGCATGATTTGCGGACAAGTAGGGATCGCAGGTTCTGCAAC GTTGGGTGACTACGTAACATTAGGTGGTAGGGTGGCCGTCCGGGATCATGTCTCCATTGCTTCAAAG GTTAGACTTGCTGCAAATAGTTTAGCGACAAAGGACATTCAGGAGCCCGGTGACTATGGCGGATTTCCAGCT GTCCCAATAAATGAATGGCGTCGACAAACTGTGAATTTGCGCTTATTTTCGAAGAAACACCATGACCGAAGATAG
- the LOC123398122 gene encoding probable UDP-3-O-acylglucosamine N-acyltransferase 2, mitochondrial isoform X1, giving the protein MAAILPRTALLLRTPRGAGRLARFLGSGVPAASSSDSETVASAAAEFMPWRNGGGVLHQAASVDPSAVVEAGAVVHSGAVIGKEVVVRSGTVVGPSVSVGQSTRIGYNVVLSNCSIGEFCTIHNGACIGQDGFGFFVDQDGQVKKKPQELYARIGDNVEIGANTCIDRGSWRDTMIGDDTKIDNLVQIGHNVVIGKCCMICGQVGIAGSATLGDYVTLGGRVAVRDHVSIASKVRLAANSLATKDIQEPGDYGGFPAVPINEWRRQTVNLRLFSKKHHDRR; this is encoded by the exons ATGGCAGCCATCCTACCAAGAACCGCGCTGCTGCTGCGGACGCCGCGCGGCGCCGGCCGGCTCGCGCGGTTCCTTGGATCCGGCGTGCCCGCCGCTTCATCATCCG ATTCTGAGACGGTggcctcggcggcggcggagttcaTGCCATGGCGTAACGGAGGGGGCGTCCTGCACCAGGCGGCGTCCGTCGACCCCTCCGCGGTGGTGGAGGCCGGCGCCGTCGTGCACTCCGGGGCTGTGATTGGCAAGGAGGTCGTCGTCCGGTCTGGGACCGTTGTCGGGCCTTCGGTGTCCGTGGGGCAGTCCACCAGAATCGG GTACAATGTTGTGTTGAGCAATTGTTCGATCGGCGAGTTCTGTACTATCCATAATGGCGCCTGCATCGGTCAAGATG GTTTTGGTTTCTTTGTGGACCAGGATGGACAGGTCAAGAAGAAACCACAG GAGCTTTATGCAAGAATtggagacaatgtggaaattggtgCAAATACATGCATTGACAGAGGCAG TTGGAGAGACACAATGATTGGAGATGACACCAAGATTGATAATCTGGTTCAG ATAGGTCACAATGTGGTGATAGGAAAGTGCTGCATGATTTGCGGACAAGTAGGGATCGCAGGTTCTGCAAC GTTGGGTGACTACGTAACATTAGGTGGTAGGGTGGCCGTCCGGGATCATGTCTCCATTGCTTCAAAG GTTAGACTTGCTGCAAATAGTTTAGCGACAAAGGACATTCAGGAGCCCGGTGACTATGGCGGATTTCCAGCT GTCCCAATAAATGAATGGCGTCGACAAACTGTGAATTTGCGCTTATTTTCGAAGAAACACCATGACCGAAGATAG